In a single window of the Raphanus sativus cultivar WK10039 chromosome 9, ASM80110v3, whole genome shotgun sequence genome:
- the LOC108827093 gene encoding LOW QUALITY PROTEIN: F-box/kelch-repeat protein At5g51250 (The sequence of the model RefSeq protein was modified relative to this genomic sequence to represent the inferred CDS: deleted 2 bases in 2 codons), which translates to MSSREKRRKRKREPSPTPPVSRRSWYALARAVPVTSSPESPPARFTSLEAVGSNIYSIATPRSLNAFPRFSILDCMSHTWVQEAPALRVELHSFSASVVDHKIYVAGHDYRLNDNSFQVFKWYDTERRSWRDLQGLAGLPKITATSRRYRGGRFIRLGDYGGNMVVFWGHVSACPSYYYEEIYQMEVWCAEISLERRRRGNTSEIWGKVEWFDQLLKTRTCHRVDKVLSTTL; encoded by the exons ATGTCGTCCAGGGAGaaaaggaggaagaggaagagggagcCGTCGCCGACGCCACCTGTTTCCAGAAGAAGTTGGTACGCTTTGGCTAGAGCCGTCCCTGTTACCAGTTCTCCGGAATCTCCTCCTGCGCGCTTTACTAGTCTGGAGGCAGTTGGCTCTAATATCTACAGCATCGCCACGCCCCGATCCCTTAACGCCTTCCCTAGATTCTCGATACTTGATTGCATGTCTCATACGTGGGTCCAGGAGGCTCCAGCTTTGCGGGTTGAACTCCATTCGTTTTCCGCCAGCGTCGTTGATCACAAGATATACGTAGCAGGTCACGATTACCGTTTGAATGATAACTCTTTCCAGGTGTTCAAATGGTATGATACCGAGAGAAGAAGTTGGAGAGATTTACAGGGTTTGGCAGGACTACCTAAGATCACAGCAACTAGTCGTCGTTATAGAGGAGGA AGGTTTATTAGATTGGGTGATTACGGTGGAAACATGGTTGTTTTTTGGGGTCATGTTAGTGCTTGCCCTAGCTATTATTATGAGGAGATTTATCAGATGGAGGTTTGGTGTGCAGAGATTTCGCTTGAAAGGCGGAGGAGGGGCAACACTAGTGAGATTTGGGGGAAAGTT GAGTGGTTCGATCAACTGCTTAAAACCCGCACATGTCATCGGGTTGACAAGGTTCTTTCTACTACTCTCTGA
- the LOC108826451 gene encoding ARMADILLO BTB ARABIDOPSIS PROTEIN 1 — MESQQKRQRTTRLAGRNSKRKLSRGETDAASIVMQITQVEEDEEADLLVVAIRRHVEVLNSRFSDDATDSDLEAVKRAAAAAAISSLAKIDENVEMMVENGVIPALVRHLESPAAINSNVPKSCYHKLEKHCAVSLALIAAIQPGYQQLIVDAGAIVPTVKLLKRRGICLGCMEANAVIRRAADIITNIAHDNPRIKTNIRVEGGIPPLVELLNFPDVKVQRAAAGALRTVSFRNDENKNQIVELNALPTLVLMLHSEDPSMHGEAIGAIGNLVHSSPDIKKEVIRAGALQPVIRLLSSTCLETQREAALLIGQFASPDSDCKVHIAQRGAITPLIKMLQSSDEQVMEMSAFALGRLAQDTHNQAGIGQRGGIISLLNLLDVKTGSVQHNAAFALYGLADNEENIADFIKAGGIQRLQDDNFTVQPTRDCVVRTLKRLENKIHGPVLNQLLYLMRNTEKTIQLRIALALAHLCDPKDGKLIFIDNNGVEFLLELLYLSGMKQQKYSSRALFELARKATSFAPEDSAPSSPTQRVFLGEEFVNNPTLSDVTFLIDGKEFYAHKICLVASSDIFRAMFDGLYKERNAQNVEIPNISWEVFELMMRFIYTGRISITKHLAQHLLVAADQYLIEGLKRLCENTIAQDICVDNIPIMYDLADTFNASALRRACTLFVLEHYTKLSSEILFPMFIKKIIPEIRRYITDILTRPVQASSTVV, encoded by the exons ATGGAGAGTCAACAGAAGCGCCAGCGAACAACACGCCTCGCCGGAAGGAACTCGAAGCGAAAGCTGTCCCGGGGGGAGACAGACGCGGCGTCGATAGTGATGCAGATCACGCAAgtcgaagaagacgaagaagcagATCTCCTCGTCGTCGCGATCCGCCGCCACGTCGAGGTTTTAAACTCCAGATTCTCAGATGATGCAACAGATTCTGATCTCGAAGCTGTTAAGcgagctgctgctgctgctgctatcTCCTCTCTCGCTAAAATCG ATGAAAACGTGGAGATGATGGTGGAGAATGGAGTTATCCCTGCTTTGGTTAGACATCTAGAATCACCGGCTGCGATCAATTCAAACGTTCCTAAATCGTGCTATCATAAGCTAGAGAAACACTGTGCTGTTTCCCTTGCACTTATTGCTGCTATTCAG CCTGGTTATCAGCAGCTCATTGTAGATGCTGGTGCCATAGTCCCCACTGTGAAGTTGTTGAAGAGGCGAGGGATTTGTCTTGGGTGCATGGAAGCTAACGCCGTTATTAGGAGAGCAGCTGATATCATCACTAATATTGCTCATGACAATCCAAGGATTAAGACTAATATAAG GGTTGAAGGTGGCATTCCACCACTCGTTGAGCTTTTGAATTTTCCGGATGTTAAAGTACAGAGGGCTGCTGCAGGGGCCTTGCGTACAGTTTCATTTAGGAACGATGAGAACAAGAACCAA ATTGTGGAGTTGAATGCTTTGCCAACGCTTGTATTGATGCTTCACTCAGAAGATCCTTCCATGCATGGCGAAGCG attggGGCGATTGGAAATCTTGTCCACTCATCTCCTGACATCAAGAAAGAGGTTATCCGTGCTGGTGCCTTACAACCAGTGATTCGTTTACTTAG CTCCACTTGTTTAGAGACTCAGAGAGAAGCAGCATTACTAATAGGTCAATTTGCTTCGCCTGATTCAGATTGCAAG GTACACATTGCCCAGAGAGGTGCCATTACACCATTGATTAAGATGCTTCAGTCATCAGATGAGCAGGTCATGGAAATGTCAGCTTTTGCTCTTGGTCGTTTGGCTCAG GACACACACAATCAAGCTGGCATTGGACAAAGAGGAGGCATCATCTCACTTCTAAATCTTCTTGATGTGAAAACTGGATCTGTGCAACACAACGCTGCTTTTGCTTTGTATGGCCTTGCGGATAACGAG gAAAATATAGCAGATTTCATTAAGGCTGGAGGTATTCAAAGGCTTCAAGATGACAACTTCACCGTTCAA CCGACTAGGGATTGTGTGGTGAGGACATTGAAGAGGCTAGAGAACAAGATTCACGGACCT GTACTGAACCAATTATTATATCTGATGAGAAACACTGAGAAGACTATACAATTGCGAATTGCTTTGGCTCTTGCACATCTTTGTGACCCTAAAGATggaaaattaattttcattgaTAACAATG GAGTAGAATTTTTGTTGGAGCTTCTATACTTGTCAGGCATGAAACAGCAGAAATATAGTTCAAGAGCTTTATTTGAATTAGCTAGAAAAGCTACTTCCTTTGCGCCAGAGGACTCAGCTCCTTCCTCACCCACCCAACGA GTGTTTCTGGGCGAGGAGTTTGTGAACAACCCTACTCTGTCAGATGTCACATTCTTAATCGATG GGAAAGAATTCTATGCTCACAAGATTTGCTTGGTAGCTTCCTCTGATATATTTCGTGCAATGTTTGATGGCCTTTACAAG GAACGCAACGCCCAAAACGTGGAGATTCCAAATATAAGTTGGGAAGTGTTTGAGCTTATGATGAG ATTCATATACACAGGAAGAATTAGCATCACAAAACATTTGGCTCAACATCTGCTTGTAGCAGCTGATCAGTATCTTATCGAAGGCCTCAAACGCCTTTGTGAGAACACAATCGCAcag GACATCTGTGTGGATAACATACCGATAATGTATGACTTAGCTGATACATTTAACGCTTCAGCCTTAAGAAGAGCATGCACTCTCTTCGTTCTTGAGCATTACACTAAGCTCAGCTCTGAAATATT GTTTCCCATGTTTATCAAGAAAATAATACCTGAAATCAGGAGATACATCACAGATATTCTCACACGGCCAGTCCAAGCTAGCTCAACCGttgtataa
- the LOC108825720 gene encoding LOW QUALITY PROTEIN: protein DEHYDRATION-INDUCED 19 homolog 7-like (The sequence of the model RefSeq protein was modified relative to this genomic sequence to represent the inferred CDS: deleted 2 bases in 2 codons) gives MESNSLINYPSRSDLCLEEDAKAEFICPFCADEFDMVGLCCHIDEDHPVEAKNGVCPVCSKKVGLDIVGHITTQHANVFKISFFVFCFVLLLFRTITARVFWLVLLDVLRVNVQQRRRRLRRGGGYSSNYLTLRKELREGNIQSHGVGGSSTFIPSSNIDSSDPLLSSFMFRPPPPPPANKLVTEGDSVSPKDTPQRLSLSNEEDQDKARKSEFVRDLVWSTCMLEDKL, from the exons atggaGTCTAATTCGTTGATCAATTACCCTTCTCGATCAG ATTTGTGTTTGGAAGAAGATGCCAAAGCAGAGTTTATCTGTCCCTTCTGTGCAGATGAGTTCGATATGGTTGGCCTTTGTTGCCACATTGATGAAGACCATCCTGTTGAGGCCAAGAACGGG GTTTGTCCTGTCTGCTCAAAGAAGGTGGGCTTGGACATCGTTGGCCACATAACAACACAACACGCCAACGTTTTCAAGATATCcttttttgtgttttgttttgttcttcttctttttcgtACCATCACTGCTAGAGTC TTTTGGTTGGTACTCCTTGATGTGTTGAGAGTTAACGTGCAACAGCGAAGGAGAAGGTTGCGTAGAGGTGGTGGATACAGCTCAAACTATCTTACACTTAGAAAAGAGCTTAGGGAAGGAAACATACAGTCTCATGGAGTTGGAGGATCTTCCACTTTCATTCCCTCATCCAATATAGATTCTTCTGATCCTTTGCTCTCATCTTTTATGTttcgtcctcctcctcctcctccggctAATAAACTTGTCACAGAAGGAGACTCTGTCTCGCCTAAGGACACCCCTCAAAGGTTATCACTTTCAAATGAAGAAGATCAAGACAAGGCAAGAAAGAGTGAGTTTGTGCGGGACTTGGTGTGGTCAACC TGCATGCTTGAAGACAAGCTCTAA
- the LOC108826389 gene encoding COBRA-like protein 9, with translation MGFLFPILLGVFLLFTATPPSLSQLPPEIVPPAPAPISPEELCNGIFLSYTFILGRQIPPNDTADQPYRFESVLTVLNNGREELKEWRVFVGFQHNEILTSATNAIIVNGTDLPAPVGNGTIFAGYPVSDLETAIQTAGDLKQMTATIELVGTQFMVTPPDVPLPSNISLVNDGWLCPEPTPTPFSKREISTCCMRDPSIEVNTTTISEKFLPRQPGDLTIMYDVIRSYDQNYLAEVTMENHNPLGRLDHWELSFDWMREEFIQKMQGAYPTVVDATKCVFGPQAQIYTGLDFADVLTCERRPIIVDLPPTKAEDPVLGKIPSCCRNGTILPRTMDPSKSASIFTMQVSKMPPDFNRSALFPPQNWRIKGTLNPDYSCGPPVRVSPTLYPDPSGMPTNKTSFASWQIVCNITHAKTETPKCCVSFSAFFNDSIIPCNTCACGCVSETRRTCSAETPALLIPPDALLVPFENRTSLTVAWNALKHKTIPNPMPCGDNCGVSVNWHVATDYRGGWTARITIFNWGGIDFPDWFLAVQMKKPAIRGFEKAYSFNASLLSVDGGVNNTIFMEGLPGLEYLVAERDELDPKKINLRVPGKQQSVIQFSKKLTPGINVPERDGFPAKVIFNGEECLLPDVLPLASGGRRNGFDTSKVLLCMVIFVVALVI, from the exons ATGGGTTTTCTCTTTCCGATCTTATTAGGAGTTTTTCTCTTATTCACCGCTACACCACCATCCTTGTCTCAGCTCCCTCCGGAGATAGTCCCTCCGGCACCGGCGCCGATTTCACCAGAAGAACTTTGCAACGGAATATTCCTCTCCTACACATTCATTCTCGGTCGTCAGATCCCTCCAAACGACACAGCCGATCAGCCGTATAGGTTTGAGTCAGTCCTAACGGTCCTCAACAACGGCCGCGAAGAGCTCAAAGAGTGGCGAGTGTTCGTTGGTTTCCAGCATAACGAGATCCTTACTTCGGCCACCAATGCGATCATCGTCAACGGAACGGACCTTCCTGCTCCCGTAGGAAACGGCACCATCTTCGCTGGATATCCTGTTTCTGACCTCGAAACGGCTATTCAAACGGCCGGAGACTTAAAACAGATGACCGCTACCATTGAGCTCGTAGGGACTCAATTCATGGTGACTCCTCCTGACGTTCCATTGCCATCCAACATATCGCTTGTTAACGATGGTTGGCTATGTCCTGAGCCTACTCCTACCCCTTTCA GCAAAAGAGAGATATCAACGTGCTGCATGAGAGACCCGAGCATTGAAGTCAACACAACAACCATCAGCGAAAAGTTCCTTCCACGACAACCCGGAGACTTGACCATAATGTACGATGTGATCCGGTCCTACGATCAGAACTACCTAGCCGAAGTAACGATGGAGAACCACAACCCACTAGGCCGGCTTGACCACTGGGAACTAAGTTTCGACTGGATGCGAGAAGAGTTCATACAGAAAATGCAAGGTGCGTATCCAACGGTCGTAGACGCCACAAAATGCGTATTCGGTCCACAGGCCCAGATCTACACGGGACTAGATTTCGCAGACGTTCTCACGTGTGAGAGACGGCCCATCATTGTGGACTTACCTCCAACCAAGGCAGAGGACCCGGTCCTAGGTAAAATCCCTTCTTGTTGTAGAAATGGTACGATCTTACCACGTACCATGGACCCTTCAAAATCAGCATCAATCTTTACCATGCAAGTCTCCAAAATGCCTCCTGATTTTAACCGTTCCGCGCTTTTCCCGCCACAAAACTGGAGGATCAAAGGGACGCTCAACCCGGATTACTCATGCGGGCCACCCGTTCGGGTCAGCCCGACTTTGTATCCGGATCCGAGCGGTATGCCCACCAACAAAACGTCTTTCGCCAGCTGGCAAATAGTATGCAACATCACACACGCCAAAACGGAAACACCGAAATGCTGCGTTTCCTTCTCAGCTTTCTTTAATGACTCTATCATCCCTTGTAACACGTGCGCTTGCGGTTGCGTCTCGGAGACGCGACGCACCTGCAGCGCCGAGACCCCTGCGTTACTCATCCCTCCAGACGCTCTTCTCGTACCTTTCGAGAACAGAACATCCCTTACGGTTGCGTGGAACGCACTCAAACACAAAACCATCCCTAATCCGATGCCGTGCGGCGACAACTGCGGCGTCTCTGTAAACTGGCACGTGGCGACGGACTACAGAGGTGGATGGACGGCGAGGATCACCATTTTCAACTGGGGAGGAATCGATTTCCCCGACTGGTTTCTAGCGGTTCAGATGAAGAAACCAGCCATACGTGGATTCGAGAAAGCGTACTCGTTCAACGCGAGTCTCTTGAGTGTGGACGGAGGTGTTAACAACACTATTTTCATGGAAGGTCTTCCCGGTTTGGAGTATCTTGTGGCTGAACGTGATGAGTTAGATCCGAAGAAGATTAATCTCAGGGTGCCTGGTAAGCAGCAGTCTGTGATACAGTTCAGTAAGAAACTTACGCCGGGGATTAATGTGCCGGAGCGTGACGGGTTTCCGGCGAAAGTTATATTCAACGGTGAGGAATGTTTGCTTCCTGATGTGCTTCCACTTGCAAGTGGTGGAAGAAGAAATGGGTTTGATACTAGTAAGGTTTTGTTGTGTATGGTGATTTTTGTTGTGGCGTTGGTAATTTAA